One stretch of Candidatus Omnitrophota bacterium DNA includes these proteins:
- a CDS encoding segregation/condensation protein A, whose protein sequence is MSYNIRLQVFEGPLDLLLYLIRKSEVDIGNIPIAEITGQYLEYLSCMQMLDMDVAGDFVVMAATLIQLKSRMLLPPDPDFEDEDLEEDPRFRLAEQLKEYEKVKEIAKSLQGIEDEQKNMLTRDSGLRGLDLKSQDPEPSFDVTLFDLIAAFSDAMQKLPQNTAIEIRGAEVTVEEKVHLLLHLLAERRIVKLSEVILEARSRIEIVVTFLAILELTRQSELLVRQDRPFSEIELVRNTDPWIEPESSKS, encoded by the coding sequence ATGTCCTACAATATTCGCTTACAAGTATTTGAAGGACCTCTGGACCTTCTTCTCTACCTTATCCGTAAATCCGAAGTGGATATCGGCAATATTCCCATTGCCGAAATTACCGGCCAATACTTGGAGTATCTGAGTTGTATGCAGATGCTCGATATGGATGTGGCCGGGGATTTTGTGGTCATGGCGGCCACTCTGATTCAGCTCAAGAGCCGGATGCTTCTGCCGCCGGATCCGGATTTTGAAGACGAGGATCTTGAGGAAGACCCCCGGTTCCGGCTTGCGGAGCAGCTCAAGGAATACGAGAAGGTCAAAGAGATCGCCAAGTCCTTGCAGGGTATTGAAGACGAGCAGAAGAATATGCTAACACGGGACTCCGGTCTCAGAGGGCTGGATCTCAAATCGCAGGATCCGGAACCCTCCTTTGACGTGACGCTATTTGACTTGATTGCCGCCTTTTCTGATGCAATGCAGAAGCTGCCTCAGAATACCGCCATTGAAATCCGTGGAGCAGAGGTGACGGTGGAAGAAAAAGTCCACCTCTTGCTGCATTTGCTCGCGGAGAGAAGAATCGTCAAACTCAGTGAAGTAATCCTGGAAGCCCGCAGCCGTATAGAGATCGTGGTTACCTTTTTGGCCATTTTGGAACTCACGCGGCAGAGTGAGCTCCTGGTGCGTCAAGACCGGCCTTTTTCTGAAATCGAGCTAGTGAGGAATACGGATCCATGGATAGAACCCGAATCAAGCAAATCATAG
- the scpB gene encoding SMC-Scp complex subunit ScpB, with amino-acid sequence MDRTRIKQIIEAILFVSEKPVTLHELLKFMEEAERSEIVDAIAELKQELEERQRGLRIVEVAGGLRFTTHPDTSEWLKRVYKKRFAERLSRACLETLAIIAYRQPLTRHDIEAVRGVSADAALGTLIEKRLIRISGRKETPGRPLLYGTSREFLEYFGLDSLKDLPRPGEVKNLIPANMVDAGASTTGTMAEAEENEDTGETEPAQETTEDAQPHAESAQEN; translated from the coding sequence ATGGATAGAACCCGAATCAAGCAAATCATAGAAGCCATTCTCTTTGTCAGTGAGAAACCCGTGACTCTCCACGAGCTGCTCAAGTTTATGGAAGAAGCGGAACGCTCTGAGATCGTGGACGCTATTGCCGAGCTCAAACAAGAGCTGGAAGAGCGGCAGCGGGGCCTGCGTATTGTGGAGGTGGCCGGGGGCTTGCGCTTCACGACACACCCTGATACTTCGGAGTGGTTGAAGCGTGTTTACAAAAAGCGATTTGCCGAAAGACTGAGCCGCGCGTGTTTGGAGACCTTGGCGATCATTGCGTACCGGCAGCCTTTGACGCGTCACGACATCGAAGCGGTTCGAGGAGTGAGCGCGGATGCGGCCTTGGGAACTTTGATCGAGAAACGATTGATCCGCATCAGCGGCCGTAAGGAGACCCCCGGACGGCCTTTGCTTTACGGTACTTCGCGGGAGTTCCTGGAGTATTTCGGCCTGGATTCCTTAAAGGATTTGCCCAGGCCGGGCGAAGTCAAAAATCTGATTCCCGCCAATATGGTGGACGCCGGCGCCTCTACAACGGGCACGATGGCGGAGGCCGAGGAAAACGAAGACACCGGGGAGACGGAACCCGCACAGGAGACGACAGAAGATGCCCAGCCGCATGCAGAGTCTGCGCAAGAAAATTGA